The following are encoded together in the Zingiber officinale cultivar Zhangliang chromosome 8A, Zo_v1.1, whole genome shotgun sequence genome:
- the LOC122010867 gene encoding uncharacterized protein LOC122010867, with protein MRDRARIPLLARSVKDRFTLYLGGADPWAARSWLKNVESTFEYLSCTDEEKVELAAYHLRDQAVTWWDMQKTIFGEPRITWAMFRDAFERQYFPATFCLARRQEFLNLKQGDRSVMEYNAEFCRLAEFCPHLVAQDYDRMQQFTQGLAAYIRIRMSGFPGSSYREVLDRALFIEMTQQQVNQEKGHEKQSSQKRGNRDLLIDTGSSHSFISRVFLGKIGRLPSRRTHGLTVSLPSGEVLEMVEFDIILGMDWLAMNHATVDCRARVVTFRPPGLPSWSFIGTGGDGISVISAMQARRLLSQGCQGYLLSMVKADTDALPRLSDVPIVREFLDVFPDELPGLPPKRQVEFTIELVPGTAPVSKTPYRMAPKELEELKVQLQELLDRGFIRPSVSPWGAPVLFVKKKDGSLRLCIDYRQLNAVTIKNKYPLPRIEDLFDQLKDTCVYSKIDLRSGYHQLRVGDADIPKTAFRTRYGHYEFLFVIVFIDDILIYSRSEKEHRRHLRIVLEMLRREHLYAKFSKCAFWLPSVGFLGHVVSSRGISVDPQKIEAITSWEQPKTVQEIRSFLGLAGYYRRFVEGFSSIALPLTRLTRKGEKFSWTESCEQSFQELKRRLVTAPVLVLPSGMDGFVLFTDASYQGLGAVLMQRDRVVSYASRQLKDHERNYPVHDLELAAIIFALKIWRHHLYGITFEIYTDHKSLKKSRGVLACHRVMVTELIQNFSELGLMEQAQTERGLLVTMVAQSPIVERIKEAQATDQHLLCVPESHPVQEDLLREAHRSRFAIHPGGTRMYRDLKRSYWWNGMKKDIAVFVAQCLVCQQIKAEHQRPAGYHSAIQMAPFEALYGRACRSPTLWDEVGESSVLGPQRIQRDAELVGTIRRRMTEAQDRQKSYADRRRRPLEFFVDDHVFLRVSPTKGVRRFGLKGKLAPRYIGPFQILERIGEVAYRLALPPSLAGVHDVFHVSMLRKYVPHPTHILTDVSITLQPDLTYEEVPVRILDRKERQRRNKTIRLVKVGWGHHSDDEATWELEDEIRARYPQLFDEGM; from the exons ATGAGGGACAGAGCTCGGATACCGTTGCTGGCGAGGTCCGTCAAGGACAGATTTACCTTATATTTGGGCGGAGCAGATCCTTGGGCTGCTCGAAGTTGGTTGAAGAATGTAGAGAGCACCTTTGAGTACCTGAGTTGCACGGATGAGGAGAAAGTGGAACTGGCAGCGTATCATCTCCGAGATCAAGCAGTCACATGGTGGGACATGCAGAAGACGATCTTTGGAGAGCCGCGCATCACATGGGCGATGTTCCGAGACGCGTTTGAGCGGCAATATTTCCCAGCGACCTTCTGTCTAGCTCGACGCCAGGAATTTCTGAATCTCAAGCAGGGCGACCGGTCAGTGATGGAGTACAATGCTGAATTCTGTAGGTTGGCAGAATTTTGTCCTCACTTAGTGGCACAAGATTATgatcgtatgcagcagttcactcAGGGTCTTGCAGCATACATTCGGATTCGGATGTCAGGATTTCCAGGTAGTTCCTATCGGGAGGTTCTAGATCGAGCACTATTCATAGAGATGACTCAGCAGCAGGTAAATCAGGAGAAAGGACATGAAAAGCAGTCGTCGCAAAAGAGAGGGAATAGAG ATttattgatagatactggtagttcccatTCGTTCATATCTCGAGTATTTTTGGGTAAAATCGGGAGATTGCCTAGTCGTCGGACACACGGGCTGACAGTATCTCTACCATCTGGCGAG GTATTGGAGATGGTGGAATTtgacattatattgggcatggattggcTGGCCATGAACCATGCCACAGTTGACTGCAGAGCGAGAGtagtcacattccgacctcccGGTTTACCATCTTGGTCATTCATCGGAACCGGGGGTGATGGGATATCGGTCATATCAGCAATGCAAGCGAGAAGATTACTGTCGCAGGGTTGTCAGGGATATTTGCTGTCTATGGTTAAAGCTGATACAGATGCATTACCACGACTCTCGGACGTTCCTATTGTTCGAGAATTTTTAGATGTATTCCCTGACGAACTCCCCGGTTTGCCTCCTAAAAGGCAAGTCGAGTTTACGATTGAGTTGgttccgggaaccgcaccggtATCCAAGACCCCTTATCGCATGGCACCAAAGGAGTTAGAGGAGCTGAAGGTTCAGTTACAGGAGCTGTTGGACAGAGGATTTATCCGTCCCAGTGTTTCTCCGTGGGGAGCACCAGTActcttcgttaagaagaaagacggatcactGAGACTATGTATTGATTACCGACAGTTGAATGCGGTCACTATCAAGAACAAATATCCACTGCCACGTATAgaagatttatttgatcagctgaagGATACCTGTGTATATTCAAAGATTGATTTGCGCTCAGGCTATCATCAGCTCAGGGTTGGAGATGCGGATATtccgaagacagcatttcgcactcGTTATGGTCATTAcgagttcttg ttcgttattgtgtttatcgacgaTATTCTGATATATTCCCGATCTGAGAAGGAACACAGgcgacatcttcgcatagttttggAGATGCTACGGCGAGAACACCTCTATGCGAAGTTTAGTAAATGCGCCTTTTGGCTACCTTCGGTGGGTTTTCTTGGACATGTCGTTTCCAGCAGAGGTATATCAGTTGACCCACAGAAGATTGAGGCAATcactagttgggagcagccgaagacaGTACAGGAGATACGTAGTTTTTTGGGTCTAGCTGGCTATTATCGGAGATTTGTCGAGGGTTTTTCCAGCATAGCCTTGCCTTTGACACGATTGACCCGGAAGGGAGAGAAGTTTAGCTGGACGGAAtcttgtgagcagagcttccaggaGCTCAAGCGGAGGCTTGTTACTGCACCAGTGTTAGTACTTCCCTCTGGcatggatggatttgtacttttcaCGGATGCATCTTATCAGGGATTGGGTGCCGTACTTATGCAGCGCGATCGTGTGGTGTCATATGCCTCACGTCAGCTGAAGGatcatgagaggaactatccagttcatgatttggagttggcAGCTATCATCTTCGcactgaagatttggcgacatcatttatatgggATCACCTTTGAGATTTATACAGATCATAAAAGTCTCAA GAAATCCCGTGGAGTTTTGGCTTGTCACCGAGTGATGGTTACAGAGTTGATACAGAACTTCTCTGAGTTGGGGTTGATGGAGCAAGCACAGACAGAGCGAGGCTTGCTAgtcaccatggttgctcagtcacctATAGTGGAGCGTATCAAAGAGGCTCAGGCTACAGATCAGCATCT ATTATGTGTCCCTGAGTCACATCCTGTCCAGGAGGACTTACTACGGGAAGCACATCGATCTAGATTTGCGATTCATCCAGGAGGTACTCGCATGTACAGGGATCTGAAACGATCatactggtggaatggtatgaagaaggaTATTGCGGTATTTGTGGCGCAGTGTTTAGTTTGTCAGCAGATCAAGGCAGAGCATCAGAGACCAGCTGG TTACCACTCAGCGATTCAGATGGCACCATTCGAGGCATTAtatggcagagcatgtagatctcctaCTTTATGGGACGAGGTTGGAGAATCGTCAGTCTTGGGACCTCAGCGTATTCAGCGAGATGCAGAGTTGGTTGGCACCATCAGACGTAGAATGACAGAAGCCCAAGACCGACAGAAAAGCTACgcggatcggagacggagacctttggagttctttgTGGATGATCACGTGTTCCTGCGAGTGTCTCCTACCAAGGGAGTGAGGAGGTTTGGGTTAAAAGGGAAGTTAGCTCCCCGTTACATCGGACCTTTCCAGATACTTGAGCGGATCGGGGAGGTAGCATATCGACTGGCGCTGCCACCTTCACTTGCTGGGGTGCATGATGTATTTCACGTGTCTATGTTGAGGAAATATGTGCCACACCCTACACATATTTTGACAGATGTCTCGATCACCCTTCAGCCAGATCTAAcgtatgaggaggttccagtgcGGATATTAGATCGCAAGGAACGTCAGCGGCGAAACAAGACAATCCGATTGGTCAAGGTTGGTTGGGGGCATCATTCAGATGACGAGGCAACCTGGGAGCTGGAGGATGAGATCCGAGCGCGGTACCCACAGTTGTTTGATGAAGGTATGTAA